In the genome of Streptomyces fagopyri, the window GCCGGAGACGTACGGCGGTGCGGGCGCCGACGCGCTCGCGACCGTGATCGTGATCGAGGAGGTGGCGCGGGTGTGCGCCAGCTCGTCCCTCATCCCGGCCGTGAACAAGCTCGGCTCGCTCCCGGTGATCCTCTCCGGTTCCGAGGCCCTGAAGCAGAAGTACCTGGCGCCCCTGGCGGCGGGCGACGGCATGTTCTCCTACGCCCTCTCCGAGCCGGACGCGGGCTCGGACGCGGCGGGCATGAAGACGAAGGCGGTCCGCGACGGCGACTCCTACGTCCTCAACGGCGTGAAGCGCTGGATCACCAACGCGGGCGAGTCCGAGTACTACACGGTGATGGCCGTCACCGACCCCACGAAGCGCTCCAAGGGCATATCGGCCTTCGTGGTCGAGAAGTCGGACGAGGGCGTCTCCTTCGGCGCGCCGGAGAAGAAGCTCGGCATCAAGGGCAGCCCGACGCGCGAGGTCTACCTCGACAACGTCCGCATCCCGGCGGACCGCATGATCGGCGAGGAGGGCACGGGCTTCGCCACCGCGATGAAGACCCTGGACCACACCCGCATCACGATCGCGGCCCAGGCCCTCGGCATCGCCCAGGGCGCTCTCGACTACGCCAAGGGCTATGTCCGCGAGCGCAAGCAGTTCGGCAAGCCGATCGCCGACTTCCAGGGCATCCAGTTCATGCTCGCCGACATGGCCATGAAGATCGAGGCGGCCCGCCAGCTGACGTACGCGGCCGCCGCCAAGTCCGAGCGCGTCTCCGCCGGAGGCGGAGAAGGCGGCCTCACCTTCCAGGGCGCGGCGGCCAAGTGCTTCGCCTCGGACGTCGCCATGGAGGTCACCACGGACGCCGTCCAGCTGCTTGGCGGCTACGGCTACACCCGCGACTACCCGGTGGAGCGCATGATGCGCGACGCGAAGATCACCCAGATCTACGAGGGCACGAACCAGGTCCAGCGGATCGTGATGGCGCGCAACCTGCCGTAAGCCCCCGACGTCACCTCGGTCACGTCCGTCACAGCCCCCGGCCCGCCGCCGGGGGCTGTCGTCGTCGGGGCCGGGGCGCGGTTCACGGCCGGCCGGCGGTCACAGGGTGCCCAGCGCGCGGCGCAGGTCCTCGGGGGAGCGGTAGTGGACGGCCCGCATTCCGAGCGCGGCGGCCGCCTCCACGTTCTCCTGGGTGTCGTCCACGAACAGACAGCGCCCGGCCGGGACGCCGGCCCGCTCGACGGCGATGTCGTAGATGCGCCGGTCGGGCTTGGCGATGCCCACCCGCGCGCTGCTGACCACGTGGTGGGCGAGGTCCGTCAGGCCCAGGACCTCCAGGTCCTCCTCCAGCTGTACCGAGGTGTTGGTGACGAGGACCAGCGGTACGTGGGCGCGGGCCCCGCGCAGCAGCGACACCACCGCCGGGTCCGCCCGGAACGGCGTCCGCACGAGTGCCTCGCCCAGCTCCCGGGCGGTCGCCTCGGACACCAGTCCGGCCAGCCCCTGTACAGCCGACCGCGCCCACTCGTCCGGCGTGACCCGCCCCACCACCAGCGGCAGCACCGTGTCCGGCGCGAAGGCCAGCTTCATGGTGGTGCCCTCGGCCAGTCCGGCGGCGCGCTCCAGCGCGTTCAGGTGGGACGGGTCGTAGACGCGGATCACGTTGTCGACGTCGCACAGCACCGCGTCGAAGGGACGACCGCCCGAGGTGGGGCGTGAGGCGGGGGAGAGGGTCATGCCGCCACCCTGACATCCGCCCCCGCGAACCCCGCGACCAGGGCCACCGACGACGCCCCTCCGGCGGGTCTCGGGCCCCCTCCAGACCGGGCGGCCTTCCAGCTCCGCGGACCCGTCTGCCCTCCCGGTCGCGCAGGGCCACGCCGAACCGGGCGCAGCGGCACCCCTTCAGGGGCGCGGGGAACCGTGCGCGCAACCACACCCCACCCGCACCCGAAGAACCCACGCCCCGGGCCGTACGCTCCGGGAACTCCAGGAACTCCAGCGATCTCGTACGCCACAACCCGGACGCCCCGGTTCTTCGTGACCTCGGACTCGGGCGTCCTTCGCGGCCCGGGATCCGGTGCTCCCCGTAACCCCGGGCTCGGGTGTCCCGAACACCCGGGGCTCGGGTGTCCCGAACGCCGCGGGGCTCGGGTGTCCCGAACACCCCGGGTTCCGCGGGTGTTCGGGACCCGTGAACCCCGGAACCCACCCTCCTCACGGCGCCCGAGGCGCTACGCGTCCAACCCCTCCGCCACCCGCTTCTCCCGCAGTTCCATGATCGCCCGGCGGCGGGCCAGACGGTGGGTGCGGCGGATCTGGGCCTCCTGGCAGCGGCGCTCGTCCCGCTCGGTCTCCGGGAGGACGGGCGGGACGCGGCGCGGCTTGCCGTCCGCGTCGACCGCGGCGAAGACCAGATAGGCGGAGCCGACCTGCTGGGGTGGTGTGGACTCGTTCCACCGCTCGGCGAGCACCCGGACGCCGACCTCCATCGACGTCCGGCCCGTCCAGTTGACCTGGGCCTTCACATGGACGAGGTCGCCCACGCGCACGGGCTCCAGGAAGGCCATCTCGTCCATGGAGGCGGTGACCGCGGGCCCGCCGGAGTGCCGTCCGGCCACCGCGCCCGCCGCGTCGTCGACGAGCTTCATGATCACTCCACCGTGCACCGTGCCCAGAAGGTTGGTGTCGTTGTGGGTCATGATGTGGCTGAGGGTGGTCCGGGACGCTGAGGTCGGCTTTCCCGGAATATCGGATTCCGGAGTGGGCGCCTGGTCTGTCATGCCCTCCACCCTATGCGGGGTAAGGACACGGTCCGCTTTGCATCAGCTCTGCAACAGGCGTGACCCAGATCTCCCCCCTCTCTTGTTAGGCACATGGGGCGGCCCTGCACACTGGTCCGCATGAACGATTGGCCCGACGGGTGGGACGACAACCGCAACAACGGCGGCAACCGTTACGGTCGCGGCAGCGCGGGCGCACAGCCCGAGAGCGCCCGCGTCATGCGGCAGGTTCGGCGTGGTCCGGCGACGCCCGGTCCGGGCCCCGGCGCCCCGCCCTACGGCGGAGTGCCCCAGCAGCCGTCCTACGGGGACGGCCAGGGGTACGGCGACGGCTACGACAACGGATACGACTCCGGCTACAACACCGGCCACGTCTACGGATCGCCGAACGGCCCCGGAGGCCCGCAGGGGCCCGGTGGCACCGGCACCCGGGACCCGCGCCCCGCGCCGAACTGGCGGCGCCGGATCAAGTGGACCGCGATCACACTGGTCACGCTCTTCGTCGTGGTCTCCGTCGGCACGTACTTCTGGGCGGACTCCAAGCTCCACCGTGACGTGGATCTGTCGAAGGTCATCGACCGTCCCGACGCGGGCAAGGGCACCAACTACCTGATCGTCGGCTCCGACAGCCGCGCCGGAATGTCCGCCGAGGACAAGAAGAAGCTGCACACCGGGTCCGCCGAGGGCAAGCGCACGGACTCCATGATGATCCTGCACACCGGCGACAACGGCTCCACGCTGGTCTCGCTGCCCCGTGACTCGAACGTCGAGATACCGAGCTACAAGGGCTCCGACTCCGGCAAGACGTACCAGGGCACGGGCCGGCACGTGAAGCTGAACGCGGCGTACGCGGAGGACGGCCCCGAACTCCTCGTGCGGACCGTCGAGTTCAACACCGGTCTGCGCATCGACCACTACGTGGAGATCGGCTTCGGCGGCTTCGCGAAGATCGTGGACGCGGTCGGCGGCGTCGACATGACCCTCGACAAGGGTTTCAAGGACAAGTACTCCGGCGCCGACTTCAAGGCGGGCAAGCAGACGCTGAACGGCGAGCAGGCCCTCGCCTTCGTCCGTACCCGGCACGCCTTCGCCGCCTCGGACCTGGAGCGCACCAAGAACCAGCAGAAGTTCCTGGCCGCCCTGGCCCACCAGGTCGCGACCCCCTCCACGGTCCTGAACCCCTTCGCGCTCTACCCGACGATGGGCGCGGGCCTGGACTCGCTGACCGTCGACAAGGACATGAGCCTGTGGGACCTCGCGGACATGTTCTGGGCGATGAAGGGCGTCACCGGCGGTGACGGCAAGTCCATGAACATGCCGATCTCCGGCTCCACGGGCGGCAACCTCGTCTGGGACAAGACCAAGGTCAAGGCGCTGGTCGACGAGCTGAAGAACGACGACAAGGTGACGGTCTCGGGCAACTGAGGACCCGACGCCCCGCACCCACGACAGGGCCCCGCCGGACACACCGGCGGGGCCCTGTCCGCTGCCCGCCCGCTCATCCCCGCCGGCCTACCGGCACAGCACCTCGTCGCCGGTCAGCACGGGGGACGACTCCCCCGGGGACGGAGTGTCGACCCGTACCCGTCTGACCTCCTTGAAGTCCGCCCCCGCGAGCACCTTCAGTACCGGACCCTGCCCGTCGACCGCGCGCAGCTCGCTGCCGGGCAGCGCCGCCGCAAGGGAGCGCGCGGAACGGTCCCAGCGCGGGTCGTACACGATGACGGTGTGCTTCAGGTCCGGCTCCTGCGTGGTGGCGGGCCGCCCGGTCGTACGGAAACCGCTGGCGGCGAGCGCGCCGTCCACCCGCCTGCCGAGGCCCTCGGTGGACGTCGCGTTCTCGACCTGGACATGGATCTGCTGCGGGGCCACCTCGACCCGGGCGGCCGCGCTGCGCACGGTCGGGTGCGTCGCGGTGAGCGGCTTGTCGTCGCGCAGCGACCGGAAGAGCTGGGCGGCCTTCGGCTCGTCCCACTTCAGTGTCGAGCCGATGCCCTTGACGGCGTAGCCCATCTGCCCGATCGGCACGGTCGTGAACTCGGAGGAGGAGGGGGAGAAGTTGCGCATCGCCCGGCCGAGGTCCAGCAGCTCGTCCGTGCCGAAGCCCTTGTCCGCGCGGACCGAGCCGAGCACGGCCCGGGTGACGTCGCGGAACCTCAGCGGGTTCAGCAGCACCCCGGAGGAGGTGGCCCGGCCGATCAGCGCCGCCAGGAACCGCTGCTGGCGCTGCATCCTGCCGAGGTCGGAGGCGCCGTCGACGTGCCGGGAGCGCACGTACTGCAGCGCCTGCCCGCCGTTCAGCTGGTGCGGGCCGGCCGTCAGGTCGAGTCCGGTGTACGAGTCCTTCAGGGGCCGCGTGGCGCAGATGTCGACGCCGCCGAGCACGTCCACGGTCTTCATGAAGCTGGTGAAGTCGACCTCCAGATAGTGGTCGATCTTCAGGTGGGTCATGTTCTCGACGGTGCGCACGGTGAGCTGCGGACCGCCCTCCGCGTACGCCGCGTTCAGCTTGATCGGGTGCGGGTTGTGCTGCGCGCCGGTGGTCTGGTCGGTGTGCACGGGCGTCTCGGCGTACGAGTCGCGGGGCAGGCTGACGACGCTGGCGCGCTCCTTGTCCGCCGCGATGTGCACGATCATGATCGTGTCGGTGCAGTGACAGGGGGTGCCGCCCAGGTGGTACGCGCGCCGTTCCTTCTCCGTGATCCGGTCGCGGCCGTCGGTGCCGACCAGCAGGACGTTCATGCCGTGGCCGGCGGCGGGACGGTTCTTCATGTCCTTGAAGGGGTCGACCCGGGCGATGTCCTCGTCGAGGCTGGTGACCACCGCGTGCCCGATGCCCGCGGAGGCGAGGACCACCACCGACAGCGTGGTGACGACCCGCATGGCCCAGCGCGGCCTCTTCCTCCGTACGGGGGGTCGCGCCGCGGGCCGCCGGGTGCGGGACGGCTGCGGGCGGCCCTGGAGCGGCGGACGCCGTGGACGGGCGGGGTCGGGGGCGTGGGGCGGGGCGGCGGAGCGGGGCGACGTGGGCAAGGGGGACACCTCCGCGAGGCTGGGCGTGGGGATGCGTGAGCACGGTAGGCAGATACGATCTCCTGCCCGGCCCGTAGGCAGGGCGGCGCGCGCCCGTGTCCCCCATTCGCGGTAACGTGACGTCCGATGAGCGAGAAGTCTGGCGTGCAGCCCCCCGCCGTATCCGTGATCATGCCCGTCCTCAACGAGGAGAGGCACCTGCGCGGAGCCGTCCAAGCGATCCTTGCGCAGGAGTACGACGGCGAGATGGAGGTGGTGATCGCCATCGGTCCGTCCACGGACCGTACGGACGAGATCGCGGCCCGGCTCGTCGCCGAGGACCCGCGCGTGCACACCGTGCCGAACCCGACCGGCCGCACCCCCGCCGCGCTCAACGCGGCGATCAAGGCGTCCCGGCATCCCGTCGTCGTCCGCGTGGACGGGCACGGCATCCTCTCCCCGAACTACATCGCCACCGCCGTCCGCCTTCTGGAGGAGACGGGCGCGCAGAACGTCGGCGGCATCATGCACGCCGAGGGCGAGAACGACTGGGAGCACGCCGTCGCCGCCGCGATGACCTCGAAGATCGGCGTGGGCAACGCGGCCTTCCACACGGGCGGTGAGGCCGGCCCGGCCGAGACCGTGTACCTGGGCGTCTTCCGGCGCGAGGCGCTGGAGCGGCAGGGCGGCTACAACGAGGAGTTCATCCGCGCCCAGGACTGGGAGCTGAACTTCCGGATCCGGGAGGCGGGCGGCCTCATCTGGTTCTCGCCCGAGCTGAGGGTGTCGTACCGGCCGAGGCCCTCCGTCAGGGCCCTCGCCAAGCAGTACAAGGACTACGGGCGCTGGCGCCACGTCGTCGCCCGCTACCACGAGGGTTCCATCAACCTGCGCTACCTCGCGCCGCCGGCCGCGGTGTGCGCGATCGCGGCGGGCGTCGTGGTGGGCGCCGCGCTGACGCCGTGGGGCTTCCTGATCCCCGGCGGCTACCTCGCGGCGATAGCCGCGGGTTCGCTGCCCGCGGGCAAGGGGCTGCCGGCCAAGGCGCGCCTGCAGATCCCCGTGGCCCTCGCCACCATGCATATGTCCTGGGGCTTCGGCTTCCTGACCAGCCCGCGCGCGCTGGCCCGAAAGGTGATCGCCTCACGGCGTCCCGCCGTACGGGAGTCCGCCGCTACGTGAGGCGGAGGACCCGCCGGCACGCGTGCCGGCGGGCGCCCCTCGCGGAGGGGCACGGCCGCCCGGGACCGTCAGCCGCGGTGGCCGGAGCATTCGATCGTGAGAGAGCGACGCGCGAGCGCCGCCCGGATCACCGGGCGGCGCTCGCGTGCGGAACGACGACGGACCGTCGGGTCCGCTACCAGCGGTAGGGCGCGTACACGTCCATGCACTGGTCCTTGTCCGAGCCGTTGATGGCATCGGCGTTGCCGGGCAGATCCCCGGCCTTCGGGGTGGACTCCTTCGGGTAGGTGTCGCCCGTGCGCCAGTCGGCGCCCACGACGACGGTGACCCCCGACACGTCGGTCGACCTCTTCACCGAACTCATGGGAATCCCCAGTGCCTTCGCGACGGCCTGGGCGTCACCCTCGAGATCGGCGCTCGGGTAACGCACGGCGGTCTTGCTGTCGGACACCGCCGCCGTCGTGTCGGCCTCCGCCCTGGTGAAGCCCTTCCCCACGAGGACCTGACCGATCGCGCTCGCCCGATGGGCCACCGCGATCCGCGTCGACGTCCTGGTGGCGTTCTGCACCAGCACACCGAGTTCGCCGGACGAGACCGAGGGCGCCTCGGTCGCCGGGGCCGGGCTCGCCGTCCCCTTCGAGGCCGACTCCGTGCCCTTGTCGTCGAAGGGCACGTCGTCACGGATCATCCGCCACACCTTCTCGGCGTTGGCGCCGTCCGGTACGACGTGGTTGTCGTCCTGAGGGTCCGCGACGTTCGGCATCGTCGTCATGGTGAGGCGGTTCGTCGGCACGGTCTTGAGCTGCATGGCCATGTCGTACAGCTTCTTGACCGTACCGATCTCCTCGGAGACCTTCAGCGACTTCGTGGCCGCCTCGGCCAGGTCCATGAGCCGCCCGGTGTCGGTGAAGACGTTCTGGCTCTTCAGCGTCCGGATCATCGAGTTCATGTACATGTGCTGGGCCCTGGCCCGCAGGAGGTCGCTGCCCCAGGCGTGCCGGGTACGCAGCCACTGGAGCGCCTGCTTGCCCTGGACCTTCTTCGTGCCGGCCTTCATCTTCAGTCCGGAGCCACCGGACACACCGGGCAGCGGACGGTCCCACACGTTCTGCTTCACACAGACGTCGACGCCGCCGATGGCGTCCGCCATGTTCACCACGCCCGCGAAGTCGATCGTCATCCAGTGGTCGATGTAGATCCCGGTGAGGTTCTCCCAGGTGGCCAGGGTGCAGCCGGCGCCGCCGCGGGCCAACGACTCGTTGATGATGGCGTTGGTCGCGGGATAGCTCGTCCCGGTGTCGGGATCCTTGCACTTGGGTATGTCGACACGGGTGTCGCGCGGAATGCTGACCACCGAGGCGCTCTTGCGGTCGGCCGAGAGGTGGATGAGCATCTGCACGTCGGCCAGTGGCGGGTTGCCGCGGTTCTCCCTGCTGCCGCCGAGCTTCACGTTCTCGGCGGAGTTACGGCTGTCGGAGCCGATCAGCAGGATGTTCATGGGCGTCTGGCCGGCGGCGTTCGGCTCGGCCTTCTTCGCCGGAGAACCACCGCTGCTGCGCTGGCCCTTCTGGATGTTGCTGTTGAGGTGCTGGTAGTAGAGGTATCCGGCGCCGGCCGTCCCAAGTATCAGCACCGCCAGCACGGTTGCCGACCAGCGCAGCACGCGCCGTCTGCGCCGTGGACGGTGACCGTTCGGTCCGACCCCGCTCCGCCCGCCGCCACGCCGTCCCCCGCCGTGCCGCTTGTCCCCGTCGGTCGTGCCCGGTGCCTGCGGTGTGCGCGACGTAGCGTCCCCGACCGCAGGAACCTCCCCCCGCGTACTGCTCTGTGTCAACTCCGTGCCCTCCCCACCTGCGCCTGACACGGGTCCGCCCCGCGTCCGTTTAGACGCACGGCGGACCCGTTGGGTTACCTACGAGGCGCACTTCACCTTGTCCGCCGTGGACTTGTCGACCTCCGGCGCCTTTGTCGGAGCGGTGAGGGGTACGCCCGCACCCTTGAAGTCCTTGCCCAGGGTCAGCGTCATCGCGGGCAGTCCCTGGGAGTTGGTCACGCTCTTGCCCGGCTTCAGCGCCGATCCGGACAGGCCCATGATGGCGGCGAGCCTGCGCGCCTGGGGTGCCTGGTCGGGCGCGTACTCGAGCGTGGTCCTGCTCAGTTCGGCGGGCGCGTTGCCCGCGTTCTCGGACTTCTCCACGCCCTCGGAGATCTGCAGCCAGCCCAGGGTCTTCTGGGCGGAACCGCCGACGGCCCCGCCGTTGAGGATCCTTACCCGGACCTCGGAGGCGTCGGACTTGGTGCCCTTGAGGCGGGCGGCCTCGGCGTCCTTCGCCGCCTTCTGCTTCTCCTTCACCTCGGTGAAGGAGACGTCGTTCTTGATGGCGTCGAAGACCGCGGGGGCCTTCGCGTCGTTGAGGACGACGGTGGCCTTGACCTTCTCCGCGGGGTTGTCCAGAACCGGCACCGTGGTGAAGGTCAGGTTCTTCGGGTTGAGCTTGCCCAGCTCGAGGCCAAGGTCCTTCAGCTTGCCGATGCTGTCCAGTTTGTCGTCGACGGTCAGCGCCTTGGTGCCCGCCTCCGCCAGTTTCAGCATCTTCCCCGGGCTGGAGAGCGTGGAGTTCCCCTTCAGCTTGCGCATCAGCGCGCTCAGGAACTGCTGCTGCAGCGTGATCCGGCTCAGGTCGCCGCCGAAGCCGACGGCGTGGCGGGTGCGGACGAACGCCAGGGCCTGCTCGCCGGAGATGTTGTGCGTCCCCTTGGAGAGGTTCAGGTGCGAGTCCGGGTCCTTGATGTCCTTGGCCAGACAGACGTCGACGCCGCCGACGGCCTCCGTCAGCGTCTTGACCGCGTTGAAGTCCGCGACCATGAAGTCGTCCGGCTTGATCCCGGTCAGCTCGGTCACCGTGCGCATGGTGCAGCTCGGCGTGCGCTCGTCCTGCCCGAGGCTGGTGTTGAAGCGGACGCCCTGGGTGCCCGGAATGACCTTGTCGGTGCCGTCGGCCTGCTGGGTCGGACAGTCCGGGACGTCGACGATCAGGTCACGCGGGATGCTCAGCGCGGTGGCGTTGGACCGGTCCTTGGAGACGTGCAGAAGGATGTTGGTGTCGGCGTGTCCGACACTGCCCGCGTCGCCGTAACCGTCGTTGCCCTTGCCGGTGCGCTTGTCGGTGCCGATCACCAGGATGTTGATCGCCTGGTCCTTGCTGAAGCCACCCGTGCTCGCACCGTCGTCGGACACGGACGTGATGTTGTCGTTGAGGTGCTTGATGTAGAGGTAGCCGCCGACCGACACGGCGACGAGCACGAAGGCCATCGAACCGCCGGTCCACAGCAGGACCTTCTTCGCCTTCGACTTCTTGGGTTTCGTCCGCGTCCGGCGGCGGCCCGGAGGCGGCTCGGCCGGCGCGCCACGGCGTCGGCGCGGCCCGGGCACATCGGTGCCGGGCGGCGCGGGACTGTCCCGCTCCGGCGCCGTGCGCGCACGCTGTCCCGGCCTGGTTCCCGACCCCGCCGGCGCGGGGTTGCCGCGACGTGGCCTCGGGACTCCCGACTGCGGTCCGGAAGCATTCTGTCGCAGTTCGTATTCACCGGTGTTCGGGTTGAGCACCCACTGGTCTGCGGGATCGATATTGTCCGCCCGCCCACGGCCTTGCGCGTCCACGGTTGTCTGAATCCTCCGTCGGGGCCACGCGGCGCCCTTCCCCCTCAAGGCGCTCGGGTCTCTCGGTCAAACAGTGCGCGACCCCCAGGACAGACCTCGTGGCCGGGTGCACCGGATCGCTCACACTATCTGCCCAGTTCAGTGTCGAGCGACGACGGTGACAAACTCCACTTGCTACAACTGGGCAATCCGCCCCATTTCTCGGAGACTTCTTAGCTCAGCAGTTCCCGTCCTTGGGGCACGCTTTACCCGCAGGCGTCCTCGGCTGCCGTGTTTCCCCGGAAAGTCGGCGCGGGGGGAGAGGTGCTGCCGGGTGAACCGGTCCGCATTACTCTCCACATTCCGTCGCCGTCCGACTCCTCTTCGTAGCCGAATGCGGAGTCGTACGCGTCTTCGGCGTGACCTCCGTACGAGTTCTCCGCGGGAGATCCGTGACGAGGGTTCGCGGCGACCACCACCGGTGCGTCCGCGCGCAGTTGTGCGAAGAGTTTTCCGGCGCCGGGTTCTCGGAGTTGGTCGCGATTGGCGTCGTACGCGTACGACGTCCGGGGCACCGTCAGGAATTGCACCCGTTCTGTGGGAATGTCGCGCATGCCGCGCACCAGCTGGTAGAGGCCGCGCAGGCTGGCGAGATCCGGGTCCGTGGTGAGCGAGGAGGTGGCCGCGTCGAGGACGGGATAGAGCTTCGTGGGATTCAGCAGGACGTCGTTGCTGCGCACCTTGTTGACGAGCGCCCCCAGGAACCGCTGTTGGCGGTCCATCCGGTCGGTGTCGCTGCCGTCGCCGATGCTCTTGCGGGCGCGTACGTAGCCGAGGGCCTGTTCGCCGTTGAGCGTCACCTCGCCCGCGGGCAGCCGCAGTTTGGCGTCCTTGTCGTCGATGTGCTGCTTCAGGCAGACCTGGACGCCGTCCACGGCGTCCACCATGTCCTTGAAGCCGCGGAAGTCGACGACCATGTGGTGGTCGACGCGGATGTCGGTGAGCTTCTCGACGGTCCGGATCGTGCAGGCCGAACCGCCCACCTCGAAGGCGGAGTTGAACACCGCGAACGCCGGCCGGCTGCGGGTGCCGTCCGGGCGGCGGCAGTCCGGCAGGTGCACCATCAGGTCGCGGGGCAGCGAGACGGCGGTCGCGCTGTGCCGGTTCGCGGCCAGGTGCAGCAGGATCGTGGTGTCGGAGCGCTCGGTCCCGGAGTCCCGGCCGTACTTGCGGTTCCCCTTCCCCGAGCGCGAGTCCGATCCGATCAGCAGGATGTTCTGGGCGCCCCGCACGAGCGCGGTGGGCCGCTCCTTCTCGTACCGGGCGAGCTCGGCGGCCGCGTCGTCGTCCGCCGTGATGTTCCCGTTCAGCTTCTCGTACACGGCCCAGCCGGCCCCGCTCGCGGCCAGCACGAAGACGGCGACCCCCAGGGACGAGTTGCGCAGCCACAGCCGCCGACGCCGCCGGGCGAGCCCGGCACCGGTGGCCGACGCCGCCGCTCCCGGCCCTGCGCTGACGGTCACGTCGGGGGACCCCCTCCTGGCGTACGGGCGTGTCGCACTGCGGTGTTCCTACGACCATGGCCCGCGCGCCCCCCGCAAGCAGCCCGCTGATAGCCCGAACGGGCGACACCCCACCTTCACCCGAGCCCAGCAGGAACGCGGGGAACGGAGCCCCCAGCCACGACGGACCGGCACGGGAGAGCCGGTCCGGCCCCAGGTGTCGCCTCCGACGCTCACGCTTCCGTCGCCCCGCACCGGGGGCGCCCTTCCAGGGGCGCGGGGAACTGCGCGCGCAGCCACGACGGACCGGCACCGAACAGTCGACCCCGCCTCGGGTGCCGGACCCGACGCTCACTCCTCGACCCGCACCGCGCCGCACCCCTCCATGGCGCGGGGAACGGCGCACCCAGCCACAACCGACCCGCACCGGACGGCCGACCCCGACCGATCACGGCCCCCGGCCCCCGGCCCCCGGCCCCCGGCCCCCGGCCCCCGGCCAAAGCGTCGCGCTAGCGGACGGCCGTCACCCGTTCACTCTCCACCCGCTTGGCCAGCCCTTCCTCGCCCAGCCGCTCCAGGTGTCGGCACAGCACCACGGACGCCCCGGTCGACAGCGGCGCGTACAACCCCGCGCTCAGTCCCTCCCAGGTGTCGTAGGCGAGCCCCGACAGGATCCGTGAACCGGGTCCCGTCAGTCCGAGCGAGGGCGCGCCGGACCGGGCCCGCTCCACGACCTCGGCCCCCGTGTACTCCGCGCCGGCGACGACCAGCGCCGGTTCCTCCGGGTCCACCACCGCGTACGGCGCGAAACGGTCCCCCTGGCCGGGCACCTCCACGGCGTAGTCGGTGAAGCCCGCCGGCGTCTGCGGGAAGCGCCCGCCGAGCGGACGCAGCGCGAGCGCGATCCGCTCCCCGGAGCAGGCGCGGGCCGCCTCCAGCGTGTCCGGCCCGGTGACCACGAGGTCGGCCGCCGCGGGGTCACCGCCCACGTCCGCGACCACCCCCACCGACGAACACGCCAGCAACCACACCGCCGTCTGCCAGTGCGCGGGCAGCAGCAGGGCCAGCCGGTCGCCGGGTTCGGCGGACAGCTCGCCCTGGAGCAGGTTGGCGGTCTTGGCCACCCAATTGGCGAAGGTGGCCACGGACAATTCGACACGTTCACCCGTGGCGTCGTCGTAGAAGGTCACCAGCGGGCGTGCGGGGTCCGCGGCGAGCGCGGATCGCAGCAGGTCGGCGGGGGTGCGATCGGTGGCGTTCACGCGCAGAAGCGTACGCGGACCCCGCGCGCGGGACGGACCGGCCGTGCCACCGGTTCGGCCGAGCGCAGCAGACGGCCCGTCACATCACCAATGGACAGATATGTATGACTATGTCCACGATCAGGGGCATGCGTGGATTCCTTGCTTCCTCGGTCGGCGTCACCTGCGCGGCCGCTCTCGTCCTTCCGCTGGCGCTGTCCGCCCCGGCACAGGCCGCAACCCGGGCGGCGAAGACCGACCCCGCCGTCCCGGGCAGCACCCGATCGCTCCCGCTCGTCCCGCTCGGCGACGACCGCGCCCT includes:
- a CDS encoding acyl-CoA dehydrogenase family protein, coding for MAGSADFDLYRPSEEHDMLRDAIRSLAEAKIAPYAAVVDEEARFPQEALDALVSSDLHAVHVPETYGGAGADALATVIVIEEVARVCASSSLIPAVNKLGSLPVILSGSEALKQKYLAPLAAGDGMFSYALSEPDAGSDAAGMKTKAVRDGDSYVLNGVKRWITNAGESEYYTVMAVTDPTKRSKGISAFVVEKSDEGVSFGAPEKKLGIKGSPTREVYLDNVRIPADRMIGEEGTGFATAMKTLDHTRITIAAQALGIAQGALDYAKGYVRERKQFGKPIADFQGIQFMLADMAMKIEAARQLTYAAAAKSERVSAGGGEGGLTFQGAAAKCFASDVAMEVTTDAVQLLGGYGYTRDYPVERMMRDAKITQIYEGTNQVQRIVMARNLP
- a CDS encoding HAD family hydrolase encodes the protein MTLSPASRPTSGGRPFDAVLCDVDNVIRVYDPSHLNALERAAGLAEGTTMKLAFAPDTVLPLVVGRVTPDEWARSAVQGLAGLVSEATARELGEALVRTPFRADPAVVSLLRGARAHVPLVLVTNTSVQLEEDLEVLGLTDLAHHVVSSARVGIAKPDRRIYDIAVERAGVPAGRCLFVDDTQENVEAAAALGMRAVHYRSPEDLRRALGTL
- a CDS encoding acyl-CoA thioesterase, which codes for MTDQAPTPESDIPGKPTSASRTTLSHIMTHNDTNLLGTVHGGVIMKLVDDAAGAVAGRHSGGPAVTASMDEMAFLEPVRVGDLVHVKAQVNWTGRTSMEVGVRVLAERWNESTPPQQVGSAYLVFAAVDADGKPRRVPPVLPETERDERRCQEAQIRRTHRLARRRAIMELREKRVAEGLDA
- a CDS encoding LCP family protein gives rise to the protein MNDWPDGWDDNRNNGGNRYGRGSAGAQPESARVMRQVRRGPATPGPGPGAPPYGGVPQQPSYGDGQGYGDGYDNGYDSGYNTGHVYGSPNGPGGPQGPGGTGTRDPRPAPNWRRRIKWTAITLVTLFVVVSVGTYFWADSKLHRDVDLSKVIDRPDAGKGTNYLIVGSDSRAGMSAEDKKKLHTGSAEGKRTDSMMILHTGDNGSTLVSLPRDSNVEIPSYKGSDSGKTYQGTGRHVKLNAAYAEDGPELLVRTVEFNTGLRIDHYVEIGFGGFAKIVDAVGGVDMTLDKGFKDKYSGADFKAGKQTLNGEQALAFVRTRHAFAASDLERTKNQQKFLAALAHQVATPSTVLNPFALYPTMGAGLDSLTVDKDMSLWDLADMFWAMKGVTGGDGKSMNMPISGSTGGNLVWDKTKVKALVDELKNDDKVTVSGN
- a CDS encoding LCP family protein codes for the protein MPTSPRSAAPPHAPDPARPRRPPLQGRPQPSRTRRPAARPPVRRKRPRWAMRVVTTLSVVVLASAGIGHAVVTSLDEDIARVDPFKDMKNRPAAGHGMNVLLVGTDGRDRITEKERRAYHLGGTPCHCTDTIMIVHIAADKERASVVSLPRDSYAETPVHTDQTTGAQHNPHPIKLNAAYAEGGPQLTVRTVENMTHLKIDHYLEVDFTSFMKTVDVLGGVDICATRPLKDSYTGLDLTAGPHQLNGGQALQYVRSRHVDGASDLGRMQRQQRFLAALIGRATSSGVLLNPLRFRDVTRAVLGSVRADKGFGTDELLDLGRAMRNFSPSSSEFTTVPIGQMGYAVKGIGSTLKWDEPKAAQLFRSLRDDKPLTATHPTVRSAAARVEVAPQQIHVQVENATSTEGLGRRVDGALAASGFRTTGRPATTQEPDLKHTVIVYDPRWDRSARSLAAALPGSELRAVDGQGPVLKVLAGADFKEVRRVRVDTPSPGESSPVLTGDEVLCR
- a CDS encoding glycosyltransferase family 2 protein, encoding MSEKSGVQPPAVSVIMPVLNEERHLRGAVQAILAQEYDGEMEVVIAIGPSTDRTDEIAARLVAEDPRVHTVPNPTGRTPAALNAAIKASRHPVVVRVDGHGILSPNYIATAVRLLEETGAQNVGGIMHAEGENDWEHAVAAAMTSKIGVGNAAFHTGGEAGPAETVYLGVFRREALERQGGYNEEFIRAQDWELNFRIREAGGLIWFSPELRVSYRPRPSVRALAKQYKDYGRWRHVVARYHEGSINLRYLAPPAAVCAIAAGVVVGAALTPWGFLIPGGYLAAIAAGSLPAGKGLPAKARLQIPVALATMHMSWGFGFLTSPRALARKVIASRRPAVRESAAT